One genomic window of Candidatus Trichorickettsia mobilis includes the following:
- the ppdK gene encoding pyruvate, phosphate dikinase, with product MNKWIYYFGTGVAEGSDDMQHQLGGKGAGLACMSKLRMPVPPGFTITTEVCNYYYEHHDILPLSFHNELQHSLQRLEKDTGKLFGGTINPLLLSVRSGAVVSMPGMMDSILNLGMNDEVCNAIINQTQNKHFAFDCYRRFLEMYGSIVLKIPYYLFEDSFELNKTQTSLQQTNDIVSIESLEKTIDDFKKIIIKYSGQEFPTDPYLQLHSAIEAVLRSWKNDRAITYRTLHDISEKLGTAVNIQSMVFGNTGNHSATGVVFTRCPSTGEKKLFGEFLINAQGEDIVAGTKTPMPIMNNHNSMQALLPSAFQELQDLCQQLELHYRDAQDIEFTVENGKLYLLQTRSAKRTASAAIKIAVDMVQEKLISKTDALMRIEPESLNQLLHSRVDYSKPLEVIAQGLPASPGAATGIVVFSTQEAELMAAHHKVILVRNDTSPEDIKGIHVSAGIATARGGMTSHAAVVTRGLGKPCICGISGSTIDETNKVFKIGDIMIKQGDEITIDGTSGKVFLGRVPLVHPVFSDEFITLLDWADEVRDLKVRANAETALDAKMALKFGAQGIGLCRTEHMFFDADKIPLIREIIVAPDITRRKSAIARLLPLQIEDFKELFRIMNGLPVNIRLLDPPLHEFLPIQEVDKIALAKSLDLPLAIIQQRLHALHEVNPMLGHRGCRLGISYPEIYQMQVRAILGAIQALQEEPTPVPVILELMIPLISNVNELKTLKLYIQEVVNDFPQISAPILNCTNESPETATIHFTIGTMIELPRAALQAGIIAEEVEYFSFGTNDLTQTTYGISRDDIASFLPDYLAQQIFPHDPFIQLDEVGVGELISIAVERGRLRNSKLKLGVCGEHAGNPQSIKFFHKLGLDYISCSPYRIPIARVAAAQAKILGSSRNNNSGIS from the coding sequence ATGAATAAATGGATATATTATTTTGGTACTGGAGTTGCTGAAGGTAGTGATGACATGCAACATCAACTTGGTGGTAAGGGCGCAGGCCTAGCTTGTATGTCCAAATTAAGGATGCCGGTACCCCCAGGTTTTACTATCACTACTGAAGTTTGTAATTATTATTATGAACATCATGATATATTACCATTAAGTTTTCATAATGAATTGCAACATAGTTTACAGCGCTTAGAAAAAGATACTGGAAAACTCTTTGGTGGAACTATCAACCCATTATTGTTATCTGTTCGCTCGGGAGCAGTAGTGTCGATGCCAGGAATGATGGATTCTATCTTAAATCTTGGGATGAATGATGAAGTCTGCAATGCTATAATTAATCAAACTCAAAACAAGCATTTTGCGTTTGACTGTTATCGCCGCTTTTTAGAAATGTATGGATCAATTGTATTAAAGATTCCCTATTACTTATTTGAAGATAGTTTTGAGCTAAATAAAACGCAAACAAGTTTACAACAAACCAATGATATAGTTAGCATTGAATCTTTAGAAAAAACTATAGATGATTTTAAGAAAATTATTATCAAATATTCTGGTCAAGAATTTCCTACCGATCCTTATCTACAGCTACATTCTGCCATTGAAGCGGTATTAAGATCCTGGAAAAATGATCGCGCTATTACATATAGAACACTACATGATATTTCAGAAAAATTAGGAACAGCAGTTAACATCCAATCGATGGTATTTGGCAATACTGGCAATCATTCTGCTACTGGAGTAGTGTTTACTCGTTGTCCGTCTACAGGTGAGAAAAAGCTTTTTGGTGAATTCTTAATAAATGCTCAAGGAGAGGATATAGTCGCCGGGACTAAAACTCCAATGCCGATTATGAATAATCATAATTCCATGCAAGCCCTACTGCCTTCTGCCTTCCAAGAGCTGCAAGATCTTTGTCAGCAGCTTGAACTCCATTATCGTGATGCCCAAGATATAGAATTTACGGTAGAGAATGGTAAATTATATTTATTACAAACTCGTAGTGCTAAAAGAACTGCTAGTGCTGCTATTAAAATAGCAGTAGATATGGTACAAGAAAAATTAATCTCAAAGACTGATGCGCTGATGCGTATTGAACCGGAATCATTAAATCAATTATTGCATAGCCGGGTTGATTATAGTAAGCCATTGGAAGTAATAGCTCAAGGTCTACCGGCTTCTCCAGGAGCAGCAACTGGTATTGTGGTGTTTTCTACGCAAGAAGCTGAATTAATGGCTGCACATCATAAAGTAATCCTGGTACGTAATGATACCAGCCCAGAAGATATAAAAGGAATACATGTCTCTGCAGGGATAGCTACTGCTCGCGGAGGAATGACTTCACATGCTGCAGTGGTCACCAGAGGTCTTGGCAAGCCTTGTATATGTGGCATCAGCGGTAGCACTATTGATGAAACCAATAAGGTTTTTAAAATTGGTGACATAATGATTAAACAAGGTGACGAAATCACTATTGACGGCACTAGTGGGAAAGTATTTTTAGGTAGAGTTCCATTAGTTCATCCAGTATTTTCTGATGAATTTATCACCCTACTTGACTGGGCTGATGAGGTTCGTGACTTAAAAGTTAGAGCTAATGCAGAAACAGCACTAGACGCCAAAATGGCTTTAAAATTTGGTGCGCAAGGTATTGGCTTATGTCGTACCGAACATATGTTTTTTGATGCCGATAAAATTCCATTAATAAGAGAAATAATTGTAGCACCTGATATCACACGGCGGAAATCAGCAATAGCAAGATTATTGCCCTTACAAATTGAAGATTTTAAAGAACTATTTCGCATTATGAATGGCTTGCCTGTAAATATCAGATTACTTGACCCACCATTGCATGAATTTTTACCAATACAGGAAGTTGATAAAATAGCCTTAGCAAAAAGCCTAGATCTCCCTTTGGCTATTATACAACAAAGGCTACACGCTTTGCATGAGGTCAATCCAATGCTTGGCCATCGAGGATGTAGACTAGGTATTTCCTATCCTGAAATTTATCAAATGCAGGTACGAGCAATTTTAGGCGCAATTCAAGCCTTACAAGAAGAACCAACACCAGTACCAGTAATTCTTGAGCTGATGATCCCGTTAATTAGCAATGTTAATGAGCTAAAAACACTAAAACTATATATCCAGGAAGTTGTTAATGATTTTCCTCAAATATCAGCACCTATTTTAAATTGCACGAATGAGTCTCCAGAAACTGCTACCATACATTTCACTATCGGCACGATGATCGAGTTACCAAGGGCAGCTTTGCAAGCTGGAATAATAGCTGAAGAAGTAGAATATTTCAGTTTTGGCACTAATGATTTAACACAAACTACTTACGGTATTTCCAGAGATGACATTGCTTCCTTTCTTCCTGATTATTTAGCTCAACAAATTTTTCCACACGACCCATTTATTCAATTGGATGAAGTTGGAGTAGGAGAATTGATTAGCATTGCTGTAGAGCGTGGTAGGTTGCGTAATTCCAAGCTGAAGTTAGGAGTGTGTGGAGAGCACGCTGGTAATCCACAATCAATAAAATTTTTCCATAAATTAGGATTAGATTATATTTCCTGTTCTCCTTACCGCATCCCGATTGCCAGAGTGGCTGCAGCGCAAGCAAAAATATTAGGATCATCCAGGAATAATAATTCAGGAATATCATGA
- the mrdA gene encoding penicillin-binding protein 2, with product MLNKIFHNQIISRRTFLLGAGKLGLLSILASKMFYMQCIKKSEYTTLSDKNRISLVLVPPNRGQIYDTSGQLLATNKLCFRLLLNKNSQLSYSQELILISQILGLNLEQQEYIEKKVKRADRRMPVMILDQLSWEQIAIIEEYKHKLSAISIDMGQVRFYPVHNATAHILGYIGQVNEQESRELPVSSRDFIIGKSGIEKYYEEELRGSFGYKQMEVNAFGKYIRELTQVNSVPGQNITLNIDAELHTKIEPYLNQYGCSAIVMNCRNGNLPILAISPSFEPNNFTKLSQEYWHSLINDPYKPLINKAVQNAYPPGSVFKIITILAALEAGITPDKVVYCNGTPALKSGFRCASRLGHGGLDMIGALKCSCNSYMYEIAKLIGANRIINMAKKFGFGTPTDIDLPGEVLGFVPSKKWKKSKLRLDWTLGDTLNLSIGQGFLLATPIQLTRFCAAIANNGKLYTPRLAKNTPNYTQIDINQEHLGLIKEAMYQTVNSLGGTAYYSRILEEKFQFAGKTGTAQVQSKANANDDLSRQSISWEKRNHAVFIGFAPYNDPQYAISVFVDHGGSGGRAAAPLASKIIQEILQKHG from the coding sequence ATGCTAAATAAAATATTCCATAATCAAATAATATCACGTCGTACTTTTCTGCTTGGCGCAGGTAAGCTAGGATTACTATCGATACTCGCAAGCAAAATGTTTTATATGCAATGTATCAAGAAAAGTGAATACACTACTTTATCAGATAAAAATCGGATTAGTTTAGTACTAGTCCCCCCTAATCGTGGTCAAATTTATGATACTAGTGGTCAATTATTAGCTACTAACAAGCTTTGTTTTAGGTTGTTATTGAATAAGAATAGTCAACTAAGCTATTCACAGGAGTTAATATTAATTAGTCAAATTTTAGGACTTAATCTTGAACAACAAGAATATATTGAGAAAAAAGTAAAAAGAGCTGATCGTAGAATGCCGGTGATGATTCTTGATCAACTTAGCTGGGAACAAATAGCTATTATTGAAGAATATAAACATAAATTAAGTGCTATTTCTATTGATATGGGACAAGTAAGATTTTATCCAGTGCACAATGCAACCGCACATATACTTGGCTACATTGGACAAGTGAATGAGCAAGAATCTCGAGAATTACCAGTTAGTAGTCGTGATTTTATTATAGGAAAATCAGGCATTGAAAAATATTATGAAGAAGAGCTACGTGGAAGTTTTGGCTATAAGCAAATGGAAGTTAATGCTTTTGGTAAATATATTCGAGAATTAACACAAGTAAATAGTGTGCCTGGTCAAAATATTACTTTAAATATTGATGCAGAATTGCATACCAAAATTGAACCTTATTTAAACCAATATGGTTGCTCAGCAATTGTGATGAATTGCCGTAATGGTAATCTGCCAATTCTTGCTATTAGCCCTAGTTTTGAACCCAACAATTTTACCAAACTATCACAAGAATATTGGCACAGTTTAATTAATGATCCCTATAAACCATTGATTAATAAGGCAGTGCAGAATGCTTATCCTCCAGGTTCGGTATTTAAAATAATTACTATTCTAGCGGCGCTCGAAGCTGGTATCACTCCAGATAAGGTGGTGTATTGCAATGGTACTCCAGCTTTAAAAAGTGGATTCCGTTGTGCTAGCCGTTTAGGGCATGGCGGCTTGGATATGATTGGAGCACTTAAATGTTCTTGTAATTCTTATATGTACGAGATTGCAAAATTAATAGGTGCCAATCGAATTATTAACATGGCTAAAAAATTCGGTTTTGGTACCCCAACTGACATTGATTTACCAGGGGAAGTGCTAGGATTTGTTCCTTCCAAAAAATGGAAAAAAAGTAAATTACGACTAGATTGGACATTAGGCGATACCTTAAACCTATCGATTGGACAAGGATTTCTTTTAGCTACCCCTATTCAATTAACTCGTTTTTGTGCAGCCATAGCAAATAATGGCAAGCTTTATACACCAAGACTAGCTAAAAACACCCCTAATTATACTCAAATTGATATTAACCAAGAGCATCTTGGGCTTATCAAAGAAGCAATGTATCAAACGGTCAATAGCTTAGGCGGCACTGCTTATTATAGTCGTATTCTAGAAGAGAAATTTCAGTTTGCAGGTAAAACTGGAACTGCACAAGTGCAATCAAAGGCGAATGCCAATGATGATCTAAGTCGACAATCTATCTCGTGGGAAAAACGTAATCATGCAGTATTTATCGGGTTTGCACCCTATAACGATCCCCAATATGCAATTTCAGTATTTGTAGATCACGGTGGCAGTGGTGGCAGAGCAGCAGCACCACTTGCAAGTAAAATTATCCAGGAGATTTTGCAGAAGCATGGCTAA
- the prfA gene encoding peptide chain release factor 1 has product MSFIDNLDKILQKHHELTEKLASGITGDEFIKASKEYAELVTIVFTINQYHKALADLKDTQELARDTNLDSATQTMIEEELRTLEGLIPNLEHQVKIALLPKDEADSKSAIIEVRAGSGGEEAALFAAQLFNMYQKYAELKGWKFEILSISDTGIGGYKEATASINGNSVFAKLKFESGVHRVQRVPETESSGRIHTSAATVAVLPEAEEIDIKLEDKDLKIDTYRASGAGGQHVNTTDSAVRITHLPTGIVVALQDEKSQHKNKAKALKILRSRVYEAERHQKEMERSLSRKGQVGSGDRSERIRTYNFPQGRVSDHRINLTLYKIDEVVREGQLDEFVEALIADDEARKLVEASIAL; this is encoded by the coding sequence ATGAGTTTTATAGACAATCTGGATAAAATTCTACAAAAACATCACGAATTAACGGAAAAACTTGCTAGCGGTATTACTGGCGATGAATTTATCAAAGCTTCAAAAGAATATGCTGAGCTAGTTACTATAGTCTTTACCATCAATCAATATCACAAAGCCTTAGCTGATTTAAAAGATACTCAGGAATTAGCGAGAGATACTAATTTGGATTCAGCGACACAAACGATGATCGAAGAAGAATTACGCACTCTTGAAGGGCTTATTCCAAATCTGGAGCACCAGGTAAAAATTGCGTTACTGCCAAAAGATGAAGCAGATAGCAAAAGTGCAATTATCGAAGTACGAGCCGGTAGTGGTGGTGAAGAAGCAGCGCTATTTGCTGCACAATTATTTAATATGTATCAAAAATATGCGGAATTAAAAGGGTGGAAGTTTGAGATACTCTCTATCTCTGATACTGGAATTGGTGGTTATAAGGAGGCAACAGCTTCTATTAATGGCAATAGTGTATTTGCTAAATTAAAATTTGAATCAGGAGTACACCGAGTTCAGCGTGTGCCTGAAACCGAATCTAGCGGTAGAATTCATACTTCTGCAGCAACAGTTGCTGTATTGCCGGAAGCAGAAGAAATTGATATTAAGCTTGAAGATAAAGACTTAAAAATAGATACCTACAGAGCTTCTGGGGCTGGTGGGCAACATGTAAATACTACTGATTCAGCGGTACGAATTACTCACCTGCCAACAGGCATTGTGGTCGCCTTACAAGATGAAAAATCGCAACATAAAAATAAAGCTAAGGCTTTAAAGATTTTACGCTCTAGAGTATATGAAGCAGAACGACACCAGAAAGAAATGGAAAGATCTTTATCAAGAAAAGGCCAAGTAGGCTCTGGAGACCGTTCTGAACGAATTCGTACTTATAATTTCCCGCAAGGACGGGTGTCTGACCACCGCATTAATCTAACATTGTATAAAATAGATGAAGTTGTAAGGGAAGGGCAATTAGATGAATTTGTTGAAGCCTTAATTGCTGATGATGAGGCTAGAAAACTAGTGGAGGCTAGTATAGCGTTATAG
- a CDS encoding IS5 family transposase (programmed frameshift): MRYKNLSILSEEHFRRLTGVRNSTFEKMVGILKTEKQINRRYQGGRRASLSMEDSLLMTLEYLREYRTYFHIAKNYGVSESSAFKTIRFVEDTLIKHPDFALPGKKALVKSGMEYELVLIDATESPIERPPKKQKYYYSGKKKRHTLKTQIVVDKKSKRVICTSFSNGKRHDFKLFKESRTHILPEVKVITDTGYQGLQKIHTNSELPKKKSKKNALTKEDKKNNRSLASDRVLNENVIGMLKRFKIIADKYRNRRKRFGLRFNLIAGLYNWELGK; the protein is encoded by the exons ATGAGATATAAAAATTTAAGCATTTTATCGGAAGAGCATTTTAGAAGATTAACAGGGGTAAGAAATAGTACATTTGAAAAGATGGTAGGGATTTTAAAGACAGAGAAACAAATAAATAGGAGGTACCAAGGTGGCAGAAGAGCTAGTCTTAGTATGGAAGACAGCCTATTAATGACACTTGAATATTTAAGGGAATACCGTACCTATTTTCATATAGCTAAGAATTATGGAGTTAGCGAAAGCAGTGCATTTAAAACAATTCGTTTTGTTGAAGACACTCTAATAAAACATCCGGATTTTGCTCTTCCAGGTAAGAAGGCTCTAGTTAAAAGCGGTATGGAGTATGAATTAGTTTTAATAGATGCTACAGAAAGCCCTATAGAGCGACCCC CAAAAAAACAGAAATACTATTACTCAGGTAAAAAGAAAAGACATACGTTAAAGACTCAAATAGTAGTAGATAAGAAAAGCAAACGAGTCATATGCACTTCTTTTTCCAATGGTAAGCGTCATGATTTTAAATTATTTAAAGAATCAAGAACCCATATACTGCCTGAGGTTAAAGTGATTACTGATACTGGTTATCAAGGCTTACAGAAGATTCATACAAATTCTGAGCTACCAAAGAAAAAGAGTAAAAAGAATGCTTTAACTAAAGAAGATAAGAAAAATAATAGAAGTTTAGCAAGTGACAGAGTATTAAATGAAAATGTTATCGGTATGTTAAAGCGTTTTAAAATAATTGCTGATAAATATCGAAATAGACGCAAAAGATTTGGTCTTAGGTTCAATTTAATTGCTGGTTTATATAATTGGGAGCTTGGTAAATGA
- the rodA gene encoding rod shape-determining protein RodA, which translates to MYKTNYLELLSKLPLTLLLIISVLCCSGFIILYSAAEGSIYPWAYKQIINFCLFMPLSILIAILDPRIIFKFAYLFYFLILLLLIGVEVFGTIAMGAKRWIDFGFTRVQPSEPAKLAIVLMLAKYFHQLPIIDLTKISKLCMAVIGVVIPVILIIKQPDLGTGVITLIVAGFMFFAAGVRLWKFIVIGVSILLSLPIIWHLMYDYQRKRVLVFFDPEKDPLNAGYNIIQSKIAIGSGGTFGKGLMNGTQSHLSFLPEHQTDFIFATFAEEFGFAGGIWLLTLYSLIISICLTIVVNTKGIFGKLIVVGVTAIFFSHVFINIAMVMGMLPAVGVPLPFISYGGTMMASMLIGFGLVMNVQVHRHINL; encoded by the coding sequence ATGTATAAAACGAATTATTTAGAATTACTATCTAAATTACCACTCACATTATTATTAATTATTAGTGTACTTTGCTGCAGTGGTTTTATTATACTTTATTCTGCTGCTGAAGGCAGTATATACCCGTGGGCTTATAAGCAAATAATAAATTTTTGTTTATTTATGCCGCTTAGCATCTTAATAGCTATTCTTGATCCCAGGATAATTTTTAAATTTGCCTATCTATTCTATTTCTTAATTTTATTATTACTTATTGGCGTTGAAGTATTTGGTACTATTGCTATGGGTGCAAAACGTTGGATAGATTTTGGTTTTACCAGAGTGCAACCATCAGAACCAGCAAAACTTGCGATCGTATTAATGCTGGCAAAATATTTTCATCAACTACCAATTATAGATCTTACAAAAATATCAAAATTATGCATGGCAGTGATTGGAGTAGTAATACCGGTTATATTAATTATTAAGCAGCCTGATCTAGGTACAGGAGTCATTACCTTGATTGTTGCTGGCTTCATGTTTTTTGCAGCTGGTGTAAGACTATGGAAATTTATTGTTATTGGAGTCAGTATACTGCTGAGTTTGCCAATAATTTGGCATTTAATGTATGATTATCAACGTAAGCGGGTATTAGTGTTCTTTGATCCAGAAAAAGATCCCCTTAATGCTGGGTACAATATAATTCAATCAAAAATTGCTATTGGTTCAGGGGGAACCTTTGGCAAAGGATTAATGAATGGGACTCAGAGCCATTTAAGTTTTTTGCCAGAACATCAGACAGATTTTATTTTTGCTACCTTTGCTGAAGAATTTGGTTTTGCTGGCGGGATATGGTTATTAACACTATACTCATTAATAATATCAATTTGCCTGACTATTGTGGTTAATACTAAAGGTATCTTTGGCAAGCTGATAGTTGTGGGTGTAACCGCAATCTTTTTCAGTCACGTATTTATTAATATAGCAATGGTGATGGGAATGTTGCCGGCAGTAGGTGTGCCATTGCCATTTATATCTTATGGTGGTACAATGATGGCTTCAATGTTAATAGGGTTTGGCTTAGTGATGAATGTGCAGGTACACCGACACATAAATTTATAA
- the cysS gene encoding cysteine--tRNA ligase, translating to MQLFLNNTKTRTKEIFRPINNNLVKMYVCGPTVYDHPHIGNGRSVIIYDILYRMLIHLFGKGQVVYVRNITDIDDKIIDRAMELQISIEALTQQTTKDFHEDMAYLQCLNPNIEPIATEHIDCMIEIIQKLIALGAAYVIDNHVYFDITSSINYTELSGRTIDEMIYNVRVAADESKTHPGDFVLWKPMAGTDISANFDSPWGCGRPGWHIECSAMSYKYLGENFDIHGGGADLIFPHHTNEIAQSKCAFPGSNYANYWVHNGFLTVNGEKMSKSLGNFITVRDLIIKGVDGDTIRLALLGAHYHKPLDFNDNTLANATKTLNYWYRAVEGISYDYLPEVPLNFIASLLDDMNTSLAIKIINDYAKLTYLSTTNNEKKLNASSMLACARFIGLMEKSAAAWFKQDINDEAIISLINQRTQAKRDKNWQLADKIREQLSKQGIVLADKADGTTSILGKN from the coding sequence ATGCAATTATTTCTAAATAACACTAAAACCAGAACTAAAGAAATATTTAGACCTATAAATAATAACTTGGTTAAAATGTATGTATGTGGACCAACAGTATATGATCATCCGCATATTGGCAATGGTAGATCAGTAATTATCTATGATATTTTATATCGAATGTTGATTCATCTTTTTGGCAAAGGTCAGGTAGTATATGTACGTAATATCACCGATATTGATGATAAAATCATCGATCGTGCAATGGAATTACAAATTAGTATCGAAGCTTTGACTCAACAAACGACTAAGGATTTCCATGAAGATATGGCTTATCTTCAATGTTTAAATCCTAATATTGAGCCTATAGCTACTGAGCATATTGATTGTATGATTGAGATTATTCAGAAACTCATAGCACTAGGAGCGGCTTATGTAATAGATAATCATGTTTATTTTGATATAACCAGCAGTATAAATTATACCGAATTATCAGGTCGTACCATTGACGAAATGATATATAATGTAAGAGTTGCCGCAGATGAATCGAAAACACATCCAGGAGACTTTGTTTTGTGGAAACCGATGGCCGGTACTGATATATCAGCCAATTTTGATAGTCCTTGGGGATGTGGACGGCCAGGGTGGCATATTGAATGTTCAGCGATGAGTTATAAATATCTTGGTGAAAATTTTGATATTCATGGTGGCGGTGCTGATTTAATTTTTCCACATCATACTAATGAAATTGCGCAAAGCAAATGTGCTTTTCCCGGTTCCAACTATGCCAATTATTGGGTGCATAATGGATTTCTTACTGTTAATGGTGAGAAAATGAGTAAATCTTTAGGTAATTTTATTACCGTTCGTGATTTAATTATTAAGGGAGTAGATGGAGATACAATTCGTTTGGCGCTACTCGGAGCACATTATCATAAGCCATTGGATTTTAATGATAATACTCTTGCGAATGCCACTAAGACACTAAATTATTGGTATCGAGCGGTTGAAGGTATATCATATGACTATTTACCAGAGGTACCATTAAACTTTATTGCCAGTTTGTTGGATGATATGAATACATCTCTAGCTATTAAAATCATTAATGATTATGCAAAATTAACTTATTTATCAACCACTAATAATGAGAAGAAGCTTAACGCTTCATCAATGCTGGCCTGTGCAAGATTTATTGGTCTGATGGAAAAATCAGCTGCAGCATGGTTTAAGCAAGATATTAATGATGAAGCTATTATTAGTTTAATTAATCAACGTACTCAAGCCAAAAGAGATAAAAACTGGCAACTTGCCGATAAAATACGTGAACAACTATCTAAGCAGGGGATAGTATTAGCAGATAAGGCTGATGGTACTACAAGTATACTCGGTAAAAATTGA
- a CDS encoding HAMP domain-containing sensor histidine kinase, producing the protein MDFKLSKESTDYHVNIRIITFVVTLVFLIVMFIYCIRIYTSKKQSIMYDIRTEAELLANVFATDLNYSSYFLNIVTRKLGNYHMNLQYIQRVLQDYGELAKFNTVFGWRKYSWVDVNFREVVTSAQGIIAHPRRLDFMETITKELSDQEQIMFYMSKTIYKNDSLKLIAGTKNTENNKYVGYMVLSYDIATIIRRLNASKENYTNFIILDNKNTVIAQSQPVIHNIINDNGVISTYLNEVLERIDFFNKTEQEIAYLDVLSGVNYYIKKISNLPFILIVNLDDDEIKNNILDDVIKKFLEVSVFVSIFLLIVISIYRRETYLREKAEQATIAANLATKAKSDFLAFTAHEIRSPLGFITTGSEAMIKQYFGPLSDTYCDYAKGIHQSAEVILKFITDILDENQIIEGKFQIVNDITSITQILKTAIYVNQARADKKKIKINLNMPNSLPGLICDSRRMIQVMNNLLSNAIKYSNEETIITIDVKIISNSLVLDIIDQGIGMTEEEIKIALSNHGIILKKNHNLIDSYGLGLPIVKMLLDAHETTFLIKSQPNVGTKVTIIFPKYKLIYNTK; encoded by the coding sequence ATGGATTTTAAATTAAGCAAAGAATCGACTGATTATCATGTAAACATTAGAATTATAACATTCGTTGTAACTTTAGTATTTTTAATCGTAATGTTTATATATTGTATCAGAATATACACCAGCAAAAAGCAAAGTATCATGTATGATATTAGGACAGAAGCTGAGCTCTTAGCCAATGTTTTTGCTACCGATTTAAATTATTCTTCATATTTTTTGAATATTGTAACGCGTAAGCTGGGTAATTATCACATGAATTTACAATATATTCAAAGGGTATTGCAAGATTATGGCGAATTAGCAAAATTTAATACCGTCTTTGGATGGCGTAAATATAGCTGGGTAGATGTTAATTTCCGTGAAGTTGTCACTAGTGCTCAAGGAATCATTGCCCATCCAAGAAGATTGGATTTTATGGAAACCATTACTAAAGAGTTAAGTGATCAAGAACAAATAATGTTTTACATGAGCAAAACTATTTATAAAAATGACAGTCTTAAATTAATTGCAGGAACTAAAAACACAGAAAATAACAAGTATGTTGGCTACATGGTCTTAAGCTATGATATAGCTACCATAATTCGTAGGTTAAATGCTAGTAAAGAGAATTATACTAACTTTATTATTTTAGATAATAAAAATACGGTTATAGCACAATCTCAACCAGTAATTCATAATATTATTAATGATAATGGCGTAATTTCGACTTATTTAAATGAAGTACTGGAACGCATTGATTTCTTTAATAAGACAGAACAAGAAATAGCATATTTAGATGTACTCAGCGGAGTAAATTATTATATAAAAAAAATAAGTAACCTACCTTTTATCTTAATAGTAAATCTAGATGATGATGAAATAAAAAACAACATTTTGGATGACGTCATTAAAAAATTTCTTGAAGTATCCGTATTTGTCTCTATTTTTTTGTTGATCGTAATTTCAATTTATCGTCGCGAAACCTATTTAAGAGAAAAAGCAGAACAGGCAACTATTGCTGCAAATCTTGCTACTAAAGCTAAATCTGATTTCCTAGCTTTTACAGCTCATGAGATTCGTTCACCGTTAGGATTTATTACCACTGGATCAGAAGCGATGATTAAACAATATTTTGGACCATTATCAGATACATATTGTGATTATGCTAAAGGCATTCATCAAAGTGCAGAAGTAATATTAAAATTTATTACTGACATATTAGATGAGAATCAGATTATTGAAGGTAAGTTTCAAATCGTAAATGATATTACCTCTATTACGCAAATACTAAAAACAGCTATATATGTTAATCAGGCAAGAGCTGATAAGAAAAAAATAAAAATAAATCTTAATATGCCGAATTCATTACCTGGGTTGATTTGTGATAGCCGACGTATGATACAAGTAATGAATAACCTGCTGAGTAATGCCATAAAATATTCCAACGAAGAAACAATAATTACTATAGATGTTAAAATTATCTCAAACAGTCTGGTACTTGATATTATCGATCAAGGCATAGGTATGACTGAAGAAGAAATAAAAATAGCTCTTAGCAATCACGGGATTATCTTAAAAAAGAATCATAATTTAATAGATTCATATGGTCTTGGCCTACCAATAGTAAAAATGCTGCTTGATGCTCATGAGACAACATTTTTAATCAAGAGTCAACCAAATGTTGGTACGAAGGTAACGATCATTTTTCCCAAATATAAACTAATATATAATACTAAGTGA